The genomic region CCGGGGCACGGGCTCGCGCGGGCGCGGCGCGCTGTTCGAGGTGCTGGAGGTCGGCCCGCCGATCGCGCGCCTGATCGGCGCGGACGCGGACAGCGACCAGATCGTCGCGACCGCGCGCGCGGCGGGCTTCGAATCGCTCCGCGACGCGGCGCTGCGGCGCGCTCGCGGCGGCGAGATCTCTCCCGAGGAAGTCGGGCGCGTGACGTCGGGGGACTGAGCCGTGCAGCGCTTCAGCTTCTCCGCGGTCGACGCCTCCGGGGTGCGCAGCACGGGCGTGCTGGTGGCGAGCGACGATCACGAGATCGACCGGACGCTCGCGGGCCGCGGCCTGGTGCTGGTCCGGGCGCGACCGCTTCGCGGCACGCGGCGCGTGCCCGCGCGCGTGGTCAGCGACTTCTTCTACCACCTCGGTGTGCTGGTCGGAGCCGGGGTTCCGATCGCGCGCGGCCTGCACGACCTGCACGAGGACGAAGCGAACCCGCTCGCGGTCGAGGTCGCCGAGATCGCGCGGCGCGTCGAGACCGGATCCACGCTCTCCGAATCCCTCGCGCAGCTGCCGAAGCTGTTCTCGCCGCTGATGCTCGCCGTGGTCCGCGCCGGCGAGAAGACCGGCAAGCTCGATGTCGTGCTGCGCAACCTGGTCGCCTACCTCGAGTGGCGCGAGGACCTCCGCCGTCAGGTGCGCTCCGCGATGGTGTATCCGGTCGTCGTCGGCGCGGGGCTCTTCGGGCTCTGCGCTCTGCTCGCGCTCTTCGTGCTGCCGCGCTTCGTCGGCATCTTCCTCGAGCTTCGCGTCGCGATCCCCCTGCCGCTTCGCGCGATCGTCTGGACGCAACAGGCGGTCTTCGCCTGGTGGCCGATCCTGCTCGGCTTCGGCGCGGTCGCCGGCGCGGGCCTGGTCGTCTGGCAGCGCTCCGAGCACGGAAGGCGCGCGCGCGACCGCGCCGCGCTTCGCATCCCGCTCGCGCGAACGCTCGCGGTCGGCCTCGACATGTCCCGACTCTGCCACAACCTGGGGCTGCTCTACGCCGCCGGCCTTCCGATCCTGGACGCGCTCGAGATCACCGCCGAGATCGTGCAGAACCGCCTGATCCGCGACGTGGTCCAGAGCGCGCGGGAGAAGGTCACGCGCGGCTCCGGACTCGTCGACGCGCTGCGCGCGCCGGGCGTGGTGCCGCCGATGGTGCTGCGCATGCTCGGCGTCGGCGAGGCGACCGGCGACATCGACGCGGCGCTAGAGCGCGCGGCGTACTTCTACGACCGCGAGGTGCCGGCCGTGATCGAGCGCTCGATCGCGCTCTTCAACACCGCCGTGATCGTCGCGCTCGGCGCGGTCCTGCTGACGATCATCCTCTCCTTCTTCGCGCCGCTCTACGAGGCGATGGGGAATCTCAATGCGGGCTGAGCGCTGCGAAGCGGGGTTCTCGCTGATCGAGATCCTGGTCGCGGTCGCGATCCTGGCGATCCTCGCTGGCGCGACCGCGCCGCTCGTGGTGCGAAACATGACGGCCGCGCGCCGGGAGGAGACGACCGAGCGCCTGCAGCGGCTCGTCGACGGGATGATCGGCGACCCGGCCGAAGGCCGCTTCGGCTACCTGGGCGACATGGGCAATCTTCCGCCCGCGCTCGGCGATCTTCTGGTCCAGGGCGCGCAGCCGGCGTTCGCAATCACCGCCTTCGGCTACGGCGCGGGCTGGAGCGGCCCGTACGTGCAGCAGACGCAGCCGCTCGCGGACCTTTCGCAGGACGCGTGGGGCGTCGCGCTCGCGTACACCGCGGGCACCGC from Deltaproteobacteria bacterium harbors:
- a CDS encoding type II secretion system protein — encoded protein: MRAERCEAGFSLIEILVAVAILAILAGATAPLVVRNMTAARREETTERLQRLVDGMIGDPAEGRFGYLGDMGNLPPALGDLLVQGAQPAFAITAFGYGAGWSGPYVQQTQPLADLSQDAWGVALAYTAGTARVTSAGEDHLFGTADDLIYPATAPPTSGALVVTVLGIPNTNPATTVALGAAEASAQLAITSNGAISSAALSGVGPFSRASVPLGVHALVVSGVGSWAGASATSVLAIRSGNNAATVTLVQP
- a CDS encoding type II secretion system F family protein: MQRFSFSAVDASGVRSTGVLVASDDHEIDRTLAGRGLVLVRARPLRGTRRVPARVVSDFFYHLGVLVGAGVPIARGLHDLHEDEANPLAVEVAEIARRVETGSTLSESLAQLPKLFSPLMLAVVRAGEKTGKLDVVLRNLVAYLEWREDLRRQVRSAMVYPVVVGAGLFGLCALLALFVLPRFVGIFLELRVAIPLPLRAIVWTQQAVFAWWPILLGFGAVAGAGLVVWQRSEHGRRARDRAALRIPLARTLAVGLDMSRLCHNLGLLYAAGLPILDALEITAEIVQNRLIRDVVQSAREKVTRGSGLVDALRAPGVVPPMVLRMLGVGEATGDIDAALERAAYFYDREVPAVIERSIALFNTAVIVALGAVLLTIILSFFAPLYEAMGNLNAG